The following proteins are encoded in a genomic region of Longimicrobium sp.:
- a CDS encoding erythromycin esterase family protein: MRSLTSTRYDDLRFLGPLLEGRRIVQLGESGHGVREFDQAKVRLIRYLHEQLGYDVIAFESSVFECWRANQGAVLAEARQTMRSCTYAVWWTNEVLELFEYIRQTHQTDRPLILAGIDMKPSTSLGNYEAPLLLREVVEKADAEYALRARSLDVQFLDEYRAIARSVPPFGPAWASLERLLPAYDSLLAWMDQHRSEIVGAYGGRAERFTVARQTVYSRIRQIRQLNLPSSSIEGNLQREVGMADNLDALLQGMYPGKKVIVWAHNYHIQHDRARLLPGDGSTPPDVGDFNTMGHFVMQRHRAELYTVGLFMYRGSAAWNDREIYTVAPAVAGSLESLGYRVRMQHFFLDLSGARGRGSEWVGQMIRMKEWGVWDMIQVPREQYDGILFVDTVSPPEYL; the protein is encoded by the coding sequence GTGCGCTCGCTCACCTCCACGCGCTACGACGACCTGCGCTTCCTGGGGCCGCTGCTGGAGGGCAGGCGCATCGTGCAGCTGGGCGAGAGCGGCCACGGCGTGCGCGAGTTCGACCAGGCCAAGGTGCGCCTCATCCGCTACCTGCACGAGCAGCTGGGCTACGACGTCATCGCCTTCGAGAGCAGCGTGTTCGAGTGCTGGCGGGCCAACCAGGGCGCGGTGCTCGCCGAGGCGCGGCAGACCATGCGCAGCTGCACCTACGCCGTGTGGTGGACGAACGAGGTGCTGGAGCTCTTCGAGTACATCCGGCAGACGCACCAGACCGATCGGCCGCTCATTTTGGCCGGGATCGACATGAAGCCGTCCACTTCGCTGGGGAACTACGAGGCCCCGCTCCTCCTGCGCGAGGTGGTGGAGAAGGCCGACGCCGAGTACGCGCTCAGGGCGCGCTCGCTCGACGTGCAGTTCCTCGACGAGTACCGGGCGATCGCCCGCAGCGTGCCGCCGTTCGGGCCGGCGTGGGCTTCGCTGGAGCGCCTGCTCCCCGCCTACGACTCGCTGCTGGCTTGGATGGACCAGCACCGAAGCGAGATCGTGGGCGCCTACGGCGGCCGCGCCGAGCGCTTCACGGTGGCGCGGCAGACGGTGTACTCGCGCATCCGCCAGATCCGGCAGCTCAACCTGCCGTCCAGCTCCATCGAGGGCAACCTGCAGCGCGAGGTGGGGATGGCCGACAACCTGGACGCGCTCCTCCAGGGGATGTACCCGGGGAAGAAGGTGATCGTCTGGGCGCACAACTACCACATCCAGCACGACCGCGCCCGCCTCCTCCCGGGCGACGGGAGCACACCGCCCGACGTGGGCGACTTCAACACCATGGGGCACTTCGTGATGCAGCGCCACCGGGCGGAGCTGTACACGGTGGGGCTCTTCATGTACCGCGGCAGCGCGGCCTGGAACGACCGCGAGATCTACACCGTCGCCCCGGCCGTCGCGGGGAGCCTGGAGTCGCTCGGCTACCGCGTGCGCATGCAGCACTTCTTCCTGGACCTCTCCGGCGCGCGGGGCCGCGGCAGCGAGTGGGTGGGGCAGATGATCCGGATGAAGGAGTGGGGAGTCTGGGACATGATCCAGGTGCCGCGGGAGCAGTACGACGGGATCCTGTTCGTCGATACCGTCAGCCCGCCGGAGTACCTCTGA